Proteins from a genomic interval of Gemmatimonadaceae bacterium:
- a CDS encoding TonB C-terminal domain-containing protein: protein MASPRLASGFAVSVVLHGGLVAVFLFAHVSRPSAGPPPYMVQLIAAPAGERAIGAVQPEAPPKPAPTPSVAKPEPVKPKPAVPKPKPVSKTPPKRAPDLGPTAKPTQTPATAGGGATGGKGSDVANLVAPGIEFDYPWYIDNIARRVIMRFGNLSSNLVAEVRFVIKRDGSVDPESIRIVTSSRNYSFDQRALGAVEAAANAHEFGALPPGFREDILPVTFRFSPSSYR, encoded by the coding sequence GTGGCGTCCCCGCGCCTTGCTTCGGGCTTCGCCGTGTCGGTTGTGCTGCACGGCGGGTTAGTGGCGGTGTTCCTGTTCGCGCACGTGTCGCGGCCGTCGGCGGGACCTCCGCCGTACATGGTGCAGTTGATCGCGGCGCCGGCCGGCGAGCGCGCCATCGGTGCGGTTCAGCCCGAGGCACCTCCGAAGCCCGCGCCAACGCCTTCGGTGGCGAAGCCGGAGCCGGTGAAACCCAAGCCGGCCGTCCCGAAGCCCAAGCCGGTTTCGAAGACGCCGCCGAAACGCGCGCCGGATCTCGGCCCAACGGCCAAGCCCACGCAGACGCCGGCGACGGCGGGAGGCGGAGCGACCGGCGGCAAAGGTTCGGACGTAGCCAACCTCGTCGCGCCGGGGATCGAGTTCGACTATCCCTGGTACATCGACAACATCGCGCGGCGCGTGATCATGCGCTTTGGGAATTTGAGCTCGAACCTGGTCGCGGAGGTCCGCTTCGTCATCAAGCGCGACGGATCGGTGGATCCCGAGTCGATTCGAATCGTGACCTCTTCGAGGAATTACTCGTTCGATCAACGGGCCCTTGGCGCCGTCGAGGCGGCGGCGAACGCGCATGAATTCGGCGCGCTGCCGCCGGGGTTTCGTGAAGACATTCTGCCGGTGACGTTCCGGTTCTCTCCTTCGAGCTATCGATGA